The Herminiimonas arsenitoxidans genome window below encodes:
- a CDS encoding HPP family protein, translating into MPNSFKNFFTSSMALPPRPTLANVLLSGLGGFFAISVIALAADYTQAILILGSFGASCVIVFALPDTPLAQPRNVILGHFLSSLSGLVYLNVFGPHWWALGLAVATAIIVMMACRVVHPPAGSNPVIVFLGAPGWSFLFFPTLIGACMLVVVAIIYNNVVRKNKYPKYW; encoded by the coding sequence ATGCCAAATTCATTCAAGAATTTTTTCACCAGCAGCATGGCGCTGCCGCCTCGACCTACCCTCGCCAATGTATTGTTATCTGGTCTCGGCGGGTTTTTTGCCATCAGTGTGATCGCACTGGCTGCTGACTATACGCAAGCCATTTTGATATTAGGTTCCTTCGGCGCGTCATGCGTGATTGTGTTCGCCCTGCCTGATACACCTTTGGCGCAACCGCGCAATGTGATACTGGGGCATTTCCTGAGTAGCTTGTCAGGTCTGGTTTATTTGAATGTGTTTGGGCCGCATTGGTGGGCTTTGGGTTTGGCGGTAGCTACTGCGATCATTGTGATGATGGCTTGCCGTGTCGTGCATCCACCGGCGGGTTCAAATCCCGTGATTGTTTTTCTCGGCGCACCGGGCTGGAGTTTTTTGTTTTTCCCGACCTTGATCGGAGCTTGCATGCTGGTCGTCGTCGCGATTATTTACAACAACGTGGTTCGTAAAAACAAGTATCCCAAGTATTGGTAG